The following are from one region of the Gossypium hirsutum isolate 1008001.06 chromosome D03, Gossypium_hirsutum_v2.1, whole genome shotgun sequence genome:
- the LOC107909470 gene encoding GDSL esterase/lipase EXL3 isoform X1 — MGFLSQFETCFWTIILFLFMVLNCHVNEAALVLPKNVTVTAVFVFGDSIVDPGNNNNLPTIAKGNFLPYGRDFKDGPTGRFSNAEEFGVKGLVPAYLDPKTQLQDLLTGVSFASGAAGYDPLTAKTANVIAMSGQLELFKECIKKIKGAVGEERAATIISKAIYIVCTGSNDISNTYFSTPFRRPHYDINGYAEFNARYANQFLQDLYGLGARRIGLLGLPPIGCVPSQRTIGGGKNRDCYEAENQLAIAYNAKLSGVIDSLKAVDTLPDTKFIFLDIYYPLLSLIQNPAKYGFEVATKGCCGTGLIEASVFCNPTSIPLSCPDASKYVFWDGYHPSEKAYKILVPIIINTHINEFF, encoded by the exons aTGGGTTTTTTATCTCAATTTGAAACATGTTTTTGGACCATCATCTTGTTCCTTTTTATGGTTCTAAATTGTCATGTAAATGAAGCAGCTTTGGTATTGCCTAAGAATGTAACTGTAACTGCAGTTTTTGTGTTTGGTGATTCAATTGTTGATCCAGGCAACAACAACAATCTCCCAACTATAGCTAAAGGCAATTTCTTACCTTACGGTCGAGATTTTAAGGACGGACCGACTGGACGGTTCTCAAATG CTGAAGAATTTGGTGTTAAGGGATTGGTACCTGCTTATCTTGATCCAAAAACACAGCTACAAGATCTCCTTACTGGTGTTAGTTTTGCCTCTGGTGCTGCAGGATATGATCCTCTCACTGCAAAAACCGCG AATGTAATAGCGATGTCGGGTCAGTTAGAGCTGTTCAAGGAATGTATAAAGAAGATAAAAGGAGCAGTGGGTGAAGAGAGAGCTGCAACTATAATTTCAAAAGCTATATATATAGTGTGTACTGGCAgtaatgatatttcaaatacttatTTTTCTACTCCCTTTAGGAGACCTCATTATGATATCAATGGTTATGCAGAGTTCAACGCCCGCTATGCTAATCAGTTCTTGCag GACTTATATGGATTAGGAGCAAGAAGAATAGGGTTGTTGGGGTTGCCACCAATAGGGTGTGTGCCATCTCAAAGAACCATAGGTGGAGGCAAAAACAGGGATTGTTACGAGGCTGAGAACCAATTGGCAATTGCCTACAATGCCAAGCTCTCTGGTGTGATAGATTCTCTTAAAGCTGTTGACACTTTGCCTGACACAAAATTCATCTTTCTTGACATTTACTATCCTCTTCTTTCCCTCATCCAAAACCCTGCAAAATATG GTTTTGAAGTAGCAACAAAAGGATGCTGTGGCACTGGACTAATAGAAGCTAGTGTATTTTGCAACCCTACAAGCATCCCTCTTTCATGCCCAGATGCCTCAAAATATGTATTTTGGGATGGTTACCATCCATCTGAGAAGGCTTACAAGATACTTGTACCAATCATAATCAATACGCAtatcaatgaatttttttga
- the LOC121215263 gene encoding F-box protein At4g35930: MGKESPVDRESKTARKNKRLRSSSSKYLKPGTLAHLRYNKASASKFCTDLGKKRVAVDTKKAEDDNVLMESKVIEESPLMLSPVNFHKQNGLVRTPKTPRPENFESESRLESLPMDLLVKILCHLHHDQLRAVFHVSQRIRKAVSQARQFHFNYTTPDRSRQEVLSTMTPRPTDHWPFMSKGEGKGIMLKSPHTPKAPRHGPRPPSRVKVTELRQIAAVLFQDSAFPSRCMVPSTLPKPLCKSLASNRVLFYEDELCQAVAQNKLR, encoded by the exons atgggAAAAGAGTCTCCGGTCGATAGggaatcgaaaacagcaagaaagAACAAGCGATTAAGGAGCTCGAGCAGTAAGTATCTGAAACCAGGTACTCTTGCTCATCTTCGATACAATAAAGCTTCGGCCTCCAAGTTTTGTACCGATCTTGGGAAGAAAAGGGTTGCAGTGGATACCAAGAAAGCAGAGGATGATAATGTTTTGATGGAAAGTAAGGTTATTGAGGAAAGCCCTTTGATGTTATCGCCAGTGAATTTTCATAAGCAGAATGGTTTGGTGCGGACTCCGAAGACGCCTCGGCCTGAAAACTTTGAATCAGAGTCAAGGCTCGAGTCTCTTCCTATGGATTTACTG gttaaaatacTTTGTCACTTGCACCATGACCAGCTGAGGGCTGTTTTTCATGTTTCTCAAAGGATAAGAAAAGCT GTTTCCCAGGCAAGACAATTTCACTTTAATTACACAACACCTGATCGTTCAAGGCAAGAGGTGCTTAGCACAATGACACCAAGGCCTACCGATCACTGGCCCTTTATGAG CAAGGGAGAAGGCAAAGGTATTATGTTAAAAAGCCCACACACTCCAAAAGCTCCACGACACGGTCCGCGGCCACCTTCTCGTGTTAAAGTCACCGAGTTGAGGCAAATCGCTGCAGTGCTCTTTCAAGATTCTGCATTCCCTTCGAGATGCATGGTACCCTCTACTCTCCCTAAACCATTATGCAAATCTTTGGCTTCGAATCGAGTTTTATTTTACGAAGATGAGTTATGCCAAGCTGTTGCTCAAAATAAGCTTCGTTGA
- the LOC107908236 gene encoding uncharacterized protein, which yields MSGAQGALPKESKTATIYESIQGGENKSKTELKSKEDEGGIQVDRLEDKVKDPTGEGGPIFGSPSPNNDDNQDLGTIGTA from the coding sequence ATGTCAGGGGCACAAGGAGCATTGCCCAAGGAGTCGAAGACGGCAACGATATATGAATCAATACAAGGAGGAGAGAATAAGAGCAAAACGGAGCTGAAGTCCAAGGAGGATGAGGGTGGCATTCAGGTTGATAGGCTGGAGGACAAGGTGAAAGATCCTACTGGCGAAGGTGGCCCTATCTTTGGCTCTCCCTCTCCCAACAACGATGACAACCAAGACTTGGGCACTATTGGCACAGCCTAG
- the LOC107909470 gene encoding GDSL esterase/lipase EXL3 isoform X2: MGFLSQFETCFWTIILFLFMVLNCHVNEAALVLPKNVTVTAVFVFGDSIVDPGNNNNLPTIAKGNFLPYGRDFKDGPTGRFSNGKVPSDLIAEEFGVKGLVPAYLDPKTQLQDLLTGVSFASGAAGYDPLTAKTANVIAMSGQLELFKECIKKIKGAVGEERAATIISKAIYIVCTGSNDISNTYFSTPFRRPHYDINGYAEFNARYANQFLQDLYGLGARRIGLLGLPPIGCVPSQRTIGGGKNRDCYEAENQLAIAYNAKLSGVIDSLKAVDTLPDTKFIFLDIYYPLLSLIQNPAKYGFEVATKGCCGTGLIEASVFCNPTSIPLSCPDASKYVFWDGYHPSEKAYKILVPIIINTHINEFF, encoded by the exons aTGGGTTTTTTATCTCAATTTGAAACATGTTTTTGGACCATCATCTTGTTCCTTTTTATGGTTCTAAATTGTCATGTAAATGAAGCAGCTTTGGTATTGCCTAAGAATGTAACTGTAACTGCAGTTTTTGTGTTTGGTGATTCAATTGTTGATCCAGGCAACAACAACAATCTCCCAACTATAGCTAAAGGCAATTTCTTACCTTACGGTCGAGATTTTAAGGACGGACCGACTGGACGGTTCTCAAATGGCAAGGTTCCTTCTGATCTTATAG CTGAAGAATTTGGTGTTAAGGGATTGGTACCTGCTTATCTTGATCCAAAAACACAGCTACAAGATCTCCTTACTGGTGTTAGTTTTGCCTCTGGTGCTGCAGGATATGATCCTCTCACTGCAAAAACCGCG AATGTAATAGCGATGTCGGGTCAGTTAGAGCTGTTCAAGGAATGTATAAAGAAGATAAAAGGAGCAGTGGGTGAAGAGAGAGCTGCAACTATAATTTCAAAAGCTATATATATAGTGTGTACTGGCAgtaatgatatttcaaatacttatTTTTCTACTCCCTTTAGGAGACCTCATTATGATATCAATGGTTATGCAGAGTTCAACGCCCGCTATGCTAATCAGTTCTTGCag GACTTATATGGATTAGGAGCAAGAAGAATAGGGTTGTTGGGGTTGCCACCAATAGGGTGTGTGCCATCTCAAAGAACCATAGGTGGAGGCAAAAACAGGGATTGTTACGAGGCTGAGAACCAATTGGCAATTGCCTACAATGCCAAGCTCTCTGGTGTGATAGATTCTCTTAAAGCTGTTGACACTTTGCCTGACACAAAATTCATCTTTCTTGACATTTACTATCCTCTTCTTTCCCTCATCCAAAACCCTGCAAAATATG GTTTTGAAGTAGCAACAAAAGGATGCTGTGGCACTGGACTAATAGAAGCTAGTGTATTTTGCAACCCTACAAGCATCCCTCTTTCATGCCCAGATGCCTCAAAATATGTATTTTGGGATGGTTACCATCCATCTGAGAAGGCTTACAAGATACTTGTACCAATCATAATCAATACGCAtatcaatgaatttttttga